The Aeoliella mucimassa genome includes the window TTCGTGGAGTATGGCGATCGTCACTTCAAGAAGGGTAACTATCGCGAAGCGGCCGAGCGTTACGAGAAAGCCAGCGGACAGGCGGCCGACATCGCCGACGTTTACTTCCGCCAGGCGTTTGCCGAGCTGGGACTCGCACACTACTCCGAAGCGGTATCGGCCACCCGGCGCGGGCTGTCGCTCGACTCCACCTGGCCCGAGTCAGGCTTTGTGCTCGAAGAGCTTTACCCCGACGCCGAGGCGAAGCGGGCAGTCTTTCGGCAACTGCATACCTACTTGAACGAACATGAGCACGACGCCGACGCGCGGTTCATGCTGTCGGTGCTGCAGCACTTCGATGGGCAAACTGCCGCGGCCGAGGTGGGATTCCGCCGAGTGGTCGATCAGCTTGGCCCCAACACTCCCGCGCTGGTGTTCTTGCCTCCGCCGGAAGTGGCCCAGCAACCTCAGCCGGCCGCCGAAGCCGATGCAGCCGAGGCCATTCGCGAGTAGCGCGTAACTAATTCGGCAGCAGGTAGAGTTGCTGCTGCTCGATGTACTGCCAGACCTCGGCGGGAAGCATCGATTGCACGTCGTCGCCGCTGGCGATCCGCTCGCGGATGGTGCTACTCGCCATGTGCATGGCCGGCATATCGACCATCGAGGCTTGCAGCTCGGCGACGCGCTGCTCGCTGGCCACCGGCAACAACGCACGGAAGTCGGGTGCGGGCTCGCCCGCCCGGGCGACCACCAGCGGGGTGGCCAGTCGCAAGATCTCTTGCGGCTCGCGCCAGGTCGGGAAGTCGCGTAGCGAGTCGGCCCCCAGCATGAAGAACAGCTCGTCGTCGGGCCGCAACTGATGCACGCAGCGGAGGGTATCGGCCGTGTAGCTCACTCCGCCGCGGTCGAGTTCGATGCGGCTCACCTGCCAGGTCGGTTCGGCCTGGGTCGCCAGCTCA containing:
- the nadD gene encoding nicotinate-nucleotide adenylyltransferase, yielding MRLGLFGGSFDPVHLGHLQLAECCQQQAALDEVWFMPAATQPFKKSGPHATDEHRLAMLELATQAEPTWQVSRIELDRGGVSYTADTLRCVHQLRPDDELFFMLGADSLRDFPTWREPQEILRLATPLVVARAGEPAPDFRALLPVASEQRVAELQASMVDMPAMHMASSTIRERIASGDDVQSMLPAEVWQYIEQQQLYLLPN